A single uncultured Methanolobus sp. DNA region contains:
- a CDS encoding ion channel — MSGHIFRETIQKSFLQIIIFVLLVLSLIGVSGILIYLVEGKEYGFSSVLFGIYWSFTTAFSLGFGDIVPQTGLGLSIYFFLQMLGLFLIIVPFLILIFGLIEFLFSIFCTVSKE, encoded by the coding sequence GTGTCAGGTCACATATTTAGAGAAACAATACAAAAAAGTTTTCTACAAATTATTATATTTGTATTATTAGTCTTGTCTTTAATAGGTGTATCAGGAATATTGATCTACTTAGTTGAAGGTAAAGAATATGGTTTTTCATCAGTATTGTTTGGAATCTATTGGTCTTTCACTACAGCTTTTTCTCTTGGATTCGGTGACATTGTTCCGCAAACCGGTCTTGGACTTTCTATTTATTTCTTCTTGCAAATGTTAGGTTTATTCCTGATAATAGTGCCATTCCTGATTCTGATATTTGGGCTGATTGAGTTTTTATTTTCTATTTTTTGTACTGTATCAAAAGAATGA
- a CDS encoding aldolase — translation MALIKEEDIKVPLDVPQDARETYIKNYMKITSNSGNMMLFAGDQKVEHLNDDFFGEGVPADDNDPEHLFKIAANSKIGVFATQLGLIARYGMDYPDVPYLIKVNSKSHLVKTKQDDPYSGLWYDMDQIAQFRDNCGLDILGIGYTIYLGSKYEAEMFHQAAQLIYEAHQYGMLTVLWIYPRGEAVANEKDPHLIAGATGVGACLNADFVKVNYPKAEGMPTEEAFKEAVLAAGRTKVVCAGGSSDDPKSFLEKLHAQIHVSGACGNATGRNVHQKSLDEAVRMCNAIYAITVEDASVEDALKIYNGE, via the coding sequence ATGGCCTTAATAAAAGAAGAAGATATTAAAGTTCCACTGGATGTACCACAGGATGCACGTGAAACATATATTAAAAATTATATGAAGATCACATCAAACAGTGGAAACATGATGCTCTTTGCAGGTGACCAGAAAGTAGAACACCTCAACGATGACTTTTTTGGAGAGGGCGTCCCTGCAGATGACAACGACCCTGAGCACCTTTTTAAAATAGCTGCTAATTCAAAGATCGGTGTTTTTGCAACACAGCTCGGACTTATCGCAAGATACGGAATGGACTATCCAGACGTACCATACCTCATCAAAGTCAACTCAAAATCCCACCTTGTGAAAACAAAGCAGGATGACCCATACAGCGGCCTTTGGTATGACATGGACCAGATAGCACAGTTCCGTGACAACTGTGGTCTCGATATTCTTGGTATCGGCTACACCATATACCTTGGAAGCAAATATGAAGCTGAAATGTTCCATCAGGCTGCACAGCTCATCTATGAAGCACACCAGTACGGAATGTTAACTGTTCTCTGGATCTATCCAAGAGGAGAAGCTGTTGCTAACGAGAAAGACCCACACCTTATTGCAGGTGCAACCGGTGTAGGTGCATGTCTTAACGCAGACTTTGTAAAGGTGAACTATCCAAAAGCTGAAGGTATGCCAACCGAAGAGGCATTCAAGGAAGCAGTTCTGGCAGCCGGAAGGACAAAGGTCGTTTGTGCAGGCGGTTCCAGCGATGATCCTAAATCATTCCTTGAGAAGCTCCATGCCCAGATCCATGTCAGTGGCGCATGCGGCAATGCAACCGGAAGGAACGTACACCAGAAATCTCTTGATGAAGCTGTCAGAATGTGTAACGCAATTTACGCGATCACAGTAGAGGATGCATCCGTTGAAGATGCACTCAAGATATACAACGGCGAATAA
- a CDS encoding replication factor C small subunit, with product MKEEIWIEKYRPFKLDDVVGQKETVERLKSYIKTRNLPHLLFSGPPGVGKTATSVSIARELFGDSWRENFTELNASDERGIDVVRTKIKNFAKTTPIGGADFKIIFLDEADALTSDAQSALRRTMERYTNNCRFILSCNYSSKIIEPIQSRCAVYRFRPLSDEAVAERVRFVAQNEGLDIADDGVDAIKYVAQGDMRKAINALQAAALIADTIHKDAIYKITATARPEQVKELITTALDGSFSAARKHLDSLLLEQGLSGEDVVGQIYRAMFEVDIPEKKMVELIDVIGEIDFRLTEGANERIQLECLLAHFALSGKECN from the coding sequence ATTAAAGAAGAGATATGGATTGAAAAGTATAGGCCCTTTAAGCTTGACGACGTGGTCGGCCAGAAAGAGACTGTAGAAAGGCTCAAATCGTACATTAAGACGAGAAACCTTCCACATCTTTTGTTCTCAGGTCCTCCTGGAGTAGGAAAAACCGCAACTTCCGTGTCAATTGCGCGTGAGCTTTTTGGTGATTCCTGGCGTGAGAATTTCACTGAGCTTAATGCTTCTGATGAACGTGGAATTGATGTTGTCAGGACAAAGATAAAGAACTTTGCAAAAACAACTCCTATCGGCGGTGCAGATTTCAAGATAATCTTCCTTGACGAAGCAGATGCTTTAACTTCTGATGCGCAGTCTGCACTCAGGCGTACAATGGAACGCTACACCAACAACTGCCGCTTCATTCTTTCATGTAATTACTCATCCAAGATTATCGAGCCTATCCAGTCAAGATGCGCAGTATACAGGTTCCGTCCTCTGTCCGATGAAGCTGTGGCAGAGCGTGTAAGATTTGTGGCTCAAAACGAAGGTCTGGATATTGCTGACGATGGTGTGGATGCCATAAAATATGTTGCGCAGGGCGATATGAGAAAAGCTATCAATGCTCTTCAGGCAGCAGCTCTTATTGCAGATACGATCCATAAGGACGCAATTTATAAGATAACTGCAACTGCACGTCCTGAGCAGGTCAAAGAGCTTATCACTACAGCTCTTGATGGAAGTTTCAGTGCTGCAAGAAAACATCTGGACAGCCTTTTGCTTGAGCAGGGTCTTTCAGGAGAGGATGTTGTTGGTCAGATATACAGGGCTATGTTTGAGGTCGATATACCTGAAAAGAAGATGGTCGAACTTATCGATGTAATCGGTGAGATAGATTTCAGATTGACTGAAGGTGCCAATGAGAGAATTCAGCTTGAATGCCTTCTGGCACACTTTGCATTATCAGGAAAGGAATGTAATTGA
- a CDS encoding cation:proton antiporter gives MDSIYFLEVVVSVLFMSMVAQTLSKRFQVPVIIFLLIEGILVGPEVLNFIDPATFGDGLTAIVSLSVAVIVFDGGLHIDIKSIRPIQKTALKLTTIGVLITFVGATLVTYMVLGVSVKLAALFGALVAATGPTVITPLVRNIHVNHKVGKILEIEGVFNDAASVILAAFMFEWIVSQLYGFDAVAFILQRLVIGIIIGMFSGYILKRFLSSGSLVTDQTARFFTLTLVMSSYVVSELLGNESGILAAAVFGIVTGTSSIPHKQALKEFKSDLVMMMLSIIFILLAAMLNFEDILGLGVKGIIVVFILIIIVRPLAVFGSTINSHLKTKEKLFISFIGPRGVVPASIATYFAVKLDSMGIFGGQTLVGLVFLTVIITVVMTGTLARRVANFLGVIPMEILIIGGGEVGKILAERFEKRGENVVVVDNSEEKCQRLLKQGIRAIHGDAEDINVLKAAGIEKAKYIVATTDQDNTNLLVSQIAKSKFNLKEDQIVARVNNVENLHAFWDLSIRSMSPQMTTALVLDNMVGKPSMFSMCEVGEEGEILEIRVTNPKVAGKAIKELSLPENSLLLMIRRGEKSFIANGNLVLEYDDLVTVIGEGDAAKEVADILYR, from the coding sequence GTGGATTCTATATATTTTCTGGAAGTTGTCGTTTCTGTGCTCTTCATGAGCATGGTGGCTCAGACACTCAGCAAGCGTTTTCAAGTGCCTGTCATCATTTTTCTTCTGATCGAAGGAATTCTTGTAGGGCCTGAAGTATTAAACTTTATAGACCCGGCTACTTTTGGTGACGGATTGACTGCCATTGTCTCACTGTCAGTTGCCGTTATTGTTTTTGACGGTGGCTTGCACATTGATATCAAAAGCATCAGGCCAATACAGAAAACTGCTCTAAAATTAACCACTATTGGTGTTCTCATCACTTTTGTGGGTGCCACTTTAGTTACATATATGGTTCTTGGTGTTAGTGTAAAACTGGCAGCGCTTTTCGGTGCTCTGGTGGCTGCAACCGGTCCCACAGTGATAACGCCTTTAGTAAGGAACATACACGTCAATCACAAAGTAGGAAAAATACTTGAGATCGAGGGTGTTTTCAATGACGCTGCCAGCGTTATCCTTGCTGCTTTCATGTTCGAGTGGATCGTTTCCCAGCTTTATGGATTTGATGCAGTCGCATTTATACTTCAAAGGCTGGTAATCGGTATCATAATCGGTATGTTCAGCGGCTATATACTGAAAAGATTCCTTTCAAGCGGCTCTCTTGTAACCGACCAGACTGCCAGATTCTTTACTTTGACGTTGGTTATGTCTTCATATGTAGTATCTGAACTATTGGGTAACGAATCCGGAATTCTCGCAGCAGCAGTTTTCGGAATAGTGACCGGAACATCCAGCATCCCTCATAAGCAGGCTCTAAAAGAGTTCAAATCCGATCTTGTAATGATGATGCTGTCCATTATATTCATCCTTCTTGCTGCAATGCTGAATTTTGAGGATATTTTAGGTCTGGGTGTTAAAGGTATCATAGTAGTCTTTATCTTGATAATTATAGTCCGACCATTGGCTGTTTTTGGTTCGACTATAAATTCACATCTAAAGACAAAAGAAAAACTGTTCATTTCATTTATAGGTCCAAGGGGTGTTGTTCCGGCATCCATTGCAACATATTTTGCTGTTAAACTGGACTCCATGGGAATCTTTGGAGGACAAACACTTGTGGGCCTCGTATTTCTAACGGTCATAATAACGGTTGTAATGACTGGTACTTTAGCAAGAAGAGTTGCTAACTTTTTAGGAGTTATACCTATGGAAATCCTGATTATTGGAGGCGGAGAGGTCGGAAAGATCCTGGCCGAGAGATTTGAGAAGAGAGGAGAGAATGTTGTCGTAGTTGACAATTCCGAAGAAAAATGTCAGCGCCTGCTAAAACAGGGCATACGCGCTATTCATGGTGATGCCGAAGATATCAATGTTCTAAAGGCAGCAGGCATTGAAAAAGCCAAGTATATCGTAGCAACTACTGACCAGGATAACACAAATCTCTTAGTTTCCCAGATAGCTAAAAGTAAATTCAACCTTAAAGAGGACCAGATCGTTGCAAGGGTAAACAATGTGGAGAATCTACATGCCTTCTGGGATCTGTCCATAAGATCAATGAGTCCTCAAATGACCACTGCCCTTGTACTTGACAACATGGTTGGAAAACCTTCCATGTTCTCTATGTGCGAAGTAGGTGAAGAAGGCGAGATCCTGGAGATAAGGGTTACCAATCCGAAAGTAGCAGGAAAAGCTATAAAAGAACTGTCTCTTCCGGAAAACAGCCTTTTGCTAATGATAAGAAGAGGGGAAAAATCATTTATTGCAAATGGTAATCTTGTCCTTGAATATGATGATCTGGTAACAGTCATTGGTGAAGGAGACGCAGCAAAGGAAGTTGCAGATATCCTTTACAGATAA
- a CDS encoding HAMP domain-containing sensor histidine kinase, whose translation MDERSLNLRKENYTKRMVTDTVLLITGIICILFLSLITDLSYIFYGIPCPIEDWIMGEILITITVIMAASLIFAYRRFHDTKDAIKEFNSIDAIKEEFIANLRHELKTPLVPIRGYSEILYDGSLGEINQKQKEALKKMTDSSEKLERLIDSLIFISVARSGDIEYTFTTLNINDIATGAVVDIADQLNQRKQEVEIDIRPKLPYLEGDRKYLKEALIQILENASKFSPNGQHIQLIIHEGYKSLHIKVIDRGIGIAEDEVENIFARFYQIDGSKTRRYGGNGLGLHIAKTIVEAHKGDIWIESEPEVGTTVHIRLPTPDHGIKK comes from the coding sequence ATGGATGAAAGATCACTCAACCTGAGAAAAGAGAACTACACTAAAAGGATGGTCACTGATACGGTTCTGCTCATCACAGGCATCATCTGTATATTATTTCTTTCATTGATAACCGACCTTTCATACATTTTTTATGGCATCCCATGCCCAATAGAAGATTGGATAATGGGAGAGATACTGATAACTATCACAGTAATTATGGCTGCATCCTTGATATTTGCATACAGAAGGTTCCATGATACAAAGGATGCAATAAAAGAGTTCAATTCTATTGATGCTATCAAAGAGGAATTCATTGCAAATCTCAGGCACGAACTCAAAACTCCGCTTGTTCCCATCAGAGGTTACTCTGAGATCCTGTATGATGGAAGCCTTGGTGAGATCAACCAGAAACAAAAGGAAGCTCTTAAAAAAATGACAGATTCTTCTGAAAAGCTGGAAAGACTCATTGATTCCCTTATATTCATAAGTGTTGCAAGGTCTGGAGATATCGAATACACATTTACAACGCTCAATATTAATGATATTGCAACAGGAGCTGTTGTGGATATAGCTGACCAGCTCAACCAGAGAAAGCAAGAGGTTGAGATAGACATCAGACCGAAACTCCCATATCTGGAAGGGGACAGGAAATACCTCAAGGAAGCTCTGATACAGATACTGGAAAATGCCAGTAAGTTCAGTCCTAATGGACAGCATATACAACTGATCATCCACGAAGGTTACAAAAGTCTTCATATTAAAGTGATCGACAGGGGAATTGGAATTGCTGAAGATGAAGTGGAAAACATATTTGCAAGATTCTACCAGATAGATGGCTCAAAAACAAGACGTTATGGAGGCAACGGACTTGGGCTTCACATTGCAAAGACCATAGTGGAAGCTCACAAGGGAGATATCTGGATAGAAAGTGAACCCGAAGTTGGAACAACTGTCCATATCAGATTGCCTACTCCGGATCATGGAATCAAAAAGTAA
- a CDS encoding small multi-drug export protein produces MSLEATVLDLLSSFPHWLATIIIGALPVFELRGAIPIALVEFDMSPASAFFFAVLGNMIPVVPLLLFLDPVSTYLRRYAIFDKFFSWLFGRTHRNHSDNFEKYGTLALTLFVAVPLPVTGAWTGCAAAFVFGIKFRHAFPAILAGVLIAGAIMSILTVGGLSLVDLIS; encoded by the coding sequence TTGAGTCTTGAAGCAACAGTATTAGACTTACTTTCCTCTTTTCCTCACTGGCTTGCAACCATAATTATTGGAGCATTGCCAGTATTTGAATTGAGGGGTGCAATTCCTATTGCTTTGGTGGAATTTGATATGAGTCCTGCATCTGCATTCTTTTTTGCAGTACTGGGTAACATGATCCCTGTTGTACCTTTGCTCCTGTTCCTTGATCCCGTTTCCACTTATCTTCGTCGTTATGCTATATTTGATAAATTCTTCTCTTGGCTTTTTGGAAGAACACACCGCAACCATTCGGACAATTTTGAAAAATATGGTACACTTGCCCTGACACTCTTCGTTGCAGTTCCTTTACCTGTAACAGGTGCATGGACAGGATGCGCCGCTGCATTTGTTTTTGGCATCAAGTTCCGTCATGCTTTCCCGGCAATACTTGCAGGAGTACTAATAGCAGGGGCAATAATGAGCATCCTGACAGTAGGTGGACTAAGTCTGGTGGACCTCATCAGTTGA
- a CDS encoding flavodoxin domain-containing protein — protein sequence MPRLAIVYLSTQGSTKMMAEAIAEGAREKHVDVDVNNFYEWDPAEVAKYDAICIGSSTFYYTMLEPIAKFLDKLIGVGIEGKLGAAFGSYGWSGEAPIMIAEKLREAGVKVIDPVLRIQYIPNEKDLAECVRLGKDLAKKMKKKE from the coding sequence ATGCCAAGACTAGCTATAGTATACCTTAGTACCCAGGGAAGTACAAAAATGATGGCAGAGGCCATTGCAGAGGGCGCACGTGAAAAACATGTAGATGTTGATGTCAATAATTTTTATGAATGGGATCCGGCAGAGGTTGCAAAATACGATGCCATCTGTATAGGTTCCTCAACATTTTATTATACAATGCTGGAGCCCATCGCTAAGTTCCTTGATAAATTAATTGGCGTGGGTATCGAGGGCAAACTGGGCGCAGCTTTCGGGTCTTATGGATGGAGCGGAGAAGCACCGATCATGATTGCTGAGAAGCTCAGAGAGGCTGGTGTGAAAGTAATTGATCCGGTATTAAGAATACAGTACATACCAAATGAAAAAGATCTGGCCGAGTGTGTAAGACTTGGAAAAGACCTGGCAAAGAAAATGAAAAAGAAAGAGTAA
- a CDS encoding Single-stranded DNA binding protein, whose translation MDEKIAPHIDELTMALGNISREEISRELDKLLKYRVPLEEAKRMIKAKYLSVSSNTVSVKDLSPGLNGIEISGRIIDIVEKTVSIQGEQKTIFSGTLGDGTGICSFTCWDDMSLKPGDAIRIKNAYTRLWNNRPELYFGKRSTITYLQDDELPESEEMSHSNLKKLGEIVPADVLVSSVVLIVEMYHREINIKGEEVTVVEGVLADETGKLPFTSWTPLGGPDIGDFICIEGASVRIFRGLPSINFTETTSIEKISDTSGLPFTMESVSKASSSIAIEKLLEKEGMFDVTVSGTIISVRSGSGLIERCPQCNRVTQKSSCRSHGEVECLTDMRIKAILDDGTGAVHLMLNRELSEAVYGKSMHDAEKMAQSSLSSEAVFEDMKKVLTGKYLAARGNSSRNEFGVSLVARSVWVPENNVDVRIEELLERMDAGCDE comes from the coding sequence ATGGACGAGAAAATCGCGCCACATATCGATGAATTAACCATGGCGCTTGGAAACATTAGCAGGGAAGAGATCAGCAGAGAGCTTGACAAACTTTTGAAATATCGGGTTCCTCTGGAAGAAGCAAAACGGATGATCAAAGCAAAGTATCTTTCAGTATCATCTAACACGGTAAGTGTCAAAGACCTCTCACCGGGACTGAATGGTATTGAAATAAGCGGACGTATAATCGATATTGTTGAAAAGACCGTATCGATACAGGGTGAGCAGAAAACCATCTTCTCAGGAACACTTGGTGATGGCACAGGCATATGTTCTTTCACATGCTGGGATGACATGTCGTTAAAGCCAGGCGATGCGATACGCATCAAGAATGCTTACACACGTCTCTGGAACAACCGGCCTGAACTCTATTTTGGCAAGAGATCCACAATTACCTATCTTCAGGATGACGAGCTTCCTGAATCGGAAGAGATGTCCCATTCAAATCTCAAGAAACTGGGTGAAATTGTTCCTGCGGATGTACTTGTGAGTTCTGTTGTATTGATCGTGGAGATGTATCACCGAGAGATAAATATCAAAGGCGAGGAAGTGACTGTTGTTGAAGGTGTTCTGGCGGATGAGACTGGAAAACTGCCATTCACTTCATGGACACCACTGGGAGGGCCGGATATTGGTGATTTCATTTGTATAGAAGGAGCTTCTGTGAGGATATTCAGGGGTCTTCCGTCCATTAATTTCACGGAGACAACCTCCATTGAGAAAATCTCAGATACATCAGGACTGCCATTTACAATGGAATCGGTAAGCAAGGCAAGTTCTTCCATTGCCATTGAAAAACTCCTTGAGAAAGAAGGAATGTTCGATGTGACTGTCAGCGGTACTATTATCTCTGTCAGGTCCGGTTCGGGACTTATCGAACGCTGCCCGCAATGTAATCGTGTAACACAGAAATCTTCCTGTCGGTCCCACGGTGAAGTGGAATGTCTGACTGACATGCGGATAAAAGCCATTCTTGATGACGGAACAGGTGCAGTTCACCTGATGCTTAACAGGGAACTCTCAGAAGCAGTTTATGGCAAAAGCATGCATGACGCTGAGAAAATGGCACAGAGTTCTCTTTCCAGTGAAGCTGTGTTCGAGGACATGAAAAAAGTACTCACCGGCAAATATCTTGCAGCCAGAGGTAACTCATCCAGAAATGAGTTTGGAGTTTCACTTGTTGCCAGGTCTGTATGGGTTCCTGAGAATAATGTTGATGTACGCATAGAAGAACTTCTGGAAAGAATGGATGCAGGATGTGATGAGTAA
- a CDS encoding amino acid permease, translated as MAIVRTSESLGRSLGFFQTFAIGTGTMIGAGIFILPGIAISSAGSAAILSFLIGGVISMATAISMAELATGMPKAGGSYYFISRAMGAAFGAVIGLGAWLALVFKGSFALIGLADYFFVLVPVPVIVTASAAGLFLLFINYRGARSSGSLQNIIVVFLLVILSLFIVKGMLMFDTEKFYPFMPYGYGSVFATTGLIFISYLGITQLAAISEEVKDPSKNLPRALIASVGVVTLIYVGVMLVVSGNLTHDQSLNTLTPLVDVSQMMAGDAGKILIIIGGLLATLSTANAAIMSSSRFPFAMGRDDLIPGWFVNIHKKHDTPHNAVLITGVVMIILLLLFNVEQLAKLGSTFNIFIFVLINLSVLILRKRSLDEYKPKFRDPFYPYTQIIGIIFSLLLLPAMGLMPMVFALAVIVLGLLWYNYYGKGRAFPRYDIFDVLEDNISPAPLKDSSTIKILVPVANPNHEKDLLYLADNLGDNIVGLNVIKVPQQIGLAEARDAFHANRIAVDGALREKFEEFPAILGHERKYVVAFDHNVTNSIVEQAEIENVDFIILGWHNVDCLHSLFGNITNQVLSSASKNIVALNGYLPAKLKRIVVAYNGKDNSNYGLYLAKRLSKSTGAELHVIRVIKPDISDEAYSLIQDDLEKASEDKSLYGISTHMVKNLAVEDAILDFLEEDDLLVIGDSGRRFSFSLIGDRPCVLTKGHKGSVLIIKKHRPLSSGGLLYVLMKNARGTMSYIMRFTKK; from the coding sequence GTGGCCATAGTCAGAACCAGTGAAAGCCTTGGGCGCAGTCTGGGTTTCTTTCAGACATTTGCTATTGGAACCGGCACGATGATCGGTGCCGGAATTTTCATTCTTCCGGGAATTGCGATATCTTCAGCAGGTTCGGCAGCCATCCTGTCTTTTTTGATAGGGGGAGTAATATCCATGGCAACTGCCATAAGTATGGCTGAACTGGCTACAGGCATGCCTAAGGCAGGTGGAAGTTATTATTTCATAAGCAGGGCGATGGGTGCAGCATTTGGTGCTGTTATCGGACTGGGTGCATGGCTTGCACTTGTGTTCAAAGGTTCCTTTGCACTTATTGGTCTGGCAGATTATTTTTTCGTTCTTGTACCTGTTCCTGTTATTGTCACCGCCAGTGCGGCCGGTCTGTTCCTTTTGTTCATAAATTATCGTGGAGCACGAAGTAGTGGTTCACTGCAAAATATTATTGTTGTATTTCTTCTTGTTATTCTTTCACTTTTCATCGTGAAAGGTATGCTCATGTTCGATACTGAGAAATTCTATCCTTTCATGCCTTATGGTTATGGATCGGTATTTGCGACCACGGGTCTTATCTTCATATCTTACCTTGGAATTACACAGCTTGCCGCTATATCCGAAGAAGTGAAGGATCCATCAAAAAACCTGCCACGTGCTCTTATTGCATCAGTGGGTGTTGTTACTCTTATCTACGTTGGTGTTATGCTGGTTGTCAGCGGTAATCTGACGCACGATCAGTCCTTGAACACTTTAACTCCGCTTGTTGATGTTTCTCAAATGATGGCAGGGGATGCTGGCAAAATACTGATTATCATTGGTGGTCTGCTTGCAACATTATCCACGGCTAATGCAGCAATAATGTCTTCTTCCAGATTTCCTTTTGCCATGGGCAGGGATGATCTGATTCCTGGTTGGTTTGTCAACATCCATAAAAAACACGATACTCCACACAATGCTGTTTTAATAACTGGTGTTGTGATGATTATATTGTTGCTGCTTTTTAATGTTGAACAGCTGGCAAAGCTTGGGAGCACATTCAATATATTTATTTTTGTATTGATCAATTTGTCAGTTCTGATCCTGAGAAAAAGATCTCTTGATGAATACAAACCAAAGTTCAGAGACCCATTTTATCCTTATACTCAGATAATAGGTATTATATTCAGTCTTTTGCTGTTGCCTGCCATGGGTTTAATGCCAATGGTATTTGCATTAGCTGTCATTGTTCTGGGTTTACTCTGGTACAATTATTATGGAAAAGGCAGAGCTTTTCCCAGATATGATATTTTTGATGTTCTTGAAGACAACATTTCCCCGGCTCCGCTTAAGGACAGCTCTACAATTAAGATACTGGTTCCGGTTGCAAATCCAAACCATGAAAAAGATCTGTTGTATCTTGCAGACAATCTGGGTGACAATATTGTCGGTCTTAATGTGATCAAGGTTCCTCAACAGATCGGTCTGGCAGAAGCAAGGGATGCATTCCATGCAAATAGGATCGCTGTGGATGGTGCATTAAGGGAGAAATTTGAAGAGTTCCCTGCGATATTAGGTCATGAAAGGAAATATGTCGTAGCTTTCGATCACAACGTTACAAATTCTATAGTTGAACAGGCCGAGATCGAAAATGTTGACTTTATTATCTTAGGCTGGCATAACGTAGACTGTCTCCACTCTTTATTTGGGAATATTACAAATCAGGTACTATCATCTGCCAGCAAGAACATTGTTGCGTTGAATGGTTATCTTCCAGCTAAACTAAAGCGCATAGTTGTAGCTTACAATGGTAAGGATAATTCTAATTATGGTTTGTACCTTGCTAAAAGGTTATCCAAGAGTACCGGTGCAGAATTGCATGTGATAAGGGTCATAAAACCAGATATTAGTGATGAAGCTTATAGTTTGATCCAGGATGACCTTGAGAAAGCTTCAGAGGATAAGTCTCTCTATGGTATCTCTACCCACATGGTCAAAAATCTTGCAGTTGAGGATGCAATATTAGATTTTCTTGAAGAGGATGACCTATTGGTAATAGGTGATTCAGGAAGACGCTTCAGTTTCTCTTTGATAGGTGATCGTCCATGTGTACTGACAAAAGGTCATAAAGGTTCTGTGTTGATCATCAAGAAACACAGGCCACTTTCTTCAGGCGGACTGTTGTATGTGCTTATGAAAAATGCAAGGGGCACCATGTCATATATTATGCGTTTTACTAAAAAATAA
- a CDS encoding histone family protein: MTIIPFAPIERVIRNAGAQRVSESAGMALTAILEEYGLEISREAIKLAEHAGRKTVKAEDINLAKDMLGK, from the coding sequence ATGACAATAATTCCATTTGCACCTATTGAGAGAGTAATAAGAAATGCCGGAGCACAAAGAGTAAGCGAGTCTGCAGGAATGGCACTCACAGCCATACTGGAAGAATACGGACTTGAGATATCAAGAGAAGCCATCAAGCTCGCAGAGCACGCTGGAAGAAAAACAGTAAAGGCTGAAGATATCAACCTTGCAAAAGATATGCTGGGAAAGTAA
- a CDS encoding DNA-binding protein, with translation MVEREVAYRIFAREFNDSRFHLYSSSPTEQDIYSPNFLISPTGLKVNRVLIVGVVTEVDRLSEQKGSERDLWRARISDPTGAFTIYAGSYQPEASVFMSTIQVPSYVMILGKVRSYEPGDGSVFVSLRPEEINYVDESIRDRWIVDTAEMTLDRLDEFDKFFSGDTKEGKLMDRILDSGVSDSYAGGMCLSLDYYHKDAAYYDSLKDDVRKALCSIRRSGGNNAEEIDHETEIQLIAEELDDGSGFEYIAFINKAVSRNIPEKIADSTLKVLLSKGHLYEPKAGIFKVIH, from the coding sequence ATGGTTGAAAGAGAAGTTGCATACAGGATCTTTGCCAGAGAGTTCAATGATTCCCGTTTCCACTTGTATTCCTCATCGCCAACTGAACAGGATATTTATTCACCTAATTTTCTCATAAGTCCTACAGGGCTTAAAGTTAACAGGGTGCTTATTGTTGGTGTTGTTACGGAAGTTGACCGACTGTCTGAACAGAAAGGCAGTGAAAGGGATTTATGGAGGGCACGTATTTCCGATCCAACCGGAGCATTCACTATTTATGCTGGCAGCTACCAGCCAGAAGCATCCGTATTCATGTCAACGATACAGGTTCCGTCATATGTGATGATACTGGGAAAGGTACGTTCATACGAGCCGGGCGATGGTTCTGTCTTTGTGTCCCTGCGTCCTGAAGAGATAAATTATGTTGATGAATCTATCCGTGACAGGTGGATCGTGGATACTGCTGAAATGACACTTGATCGCCTCGATGAATTTGATAAGTTCTTTTCAGGTGATACTAAAGAAGGAAAACTTATGGATAGGATACTGGACAGTGGTGTTTCTGATTCATATGCAGGGGGAATGTGTCTTTCACTTGATTACTATCATAAGGATGCAGCATATTATGATTCATTGAAGGATGATGTCAGGAAGGCTCTCTGTTCAATTAGAAGGTCCGGTGGCAATAATGCCGAAGAGATCGATCATGAAACAGAGATACAGTTAATTGCCGAGGAATTGGATGATGGCAGTGGGTTTGAGTATATCGCCTTTATTAACAAGGCAGTTTCCAGGAATATTCCGGAAAAGATTGCAGACTCCACATTGAAGGTGCTTCTTTCAAAAGGCCATTTATATGAACCGAAAGCTGGTATTTTCAAAGTGATACATTAA